A single Thermoanaerobacterium sp. RBIITD DNA region contains:
- a CDS encoding amidase domain-containing protein: MRKNKLYKIIVPLILLAAISIWGMSFFNKTITTVADNKEEIKPLMDKFFDSRGKVLLSRDIKEIEKYYDTSSTYGKWALEHEMRRINYIKGWSEKRNLKFTEAKSIYKIKSIKVGEKSIWLYLVETMKMGYEYNVKPNIVNYMGLGIRHSIQLVKVNDRWVVRRDWYYDPLDEDSAFIDISPADGIAPEISPANSRPVGENMNEKKGNYDREGAVNYANTYAGAAWGSGNNYEYNKKYRDYNGVGGDCTNFASQVLHEGGGLKMDYVWNFNGRDSSTAWAQAPALFNYLVYNGKGRLIAQGIYTNMVKPTDMHPAGAIRELQKGDLICYEEKGEIVHFGVVTGFDSYGIPVVNTHTSDRYHVPFDLGWDKKVIYRFIHIND, from the coding sequence TTGCGGAAAAATAAATTATATAAGATAATTGTTCCCTTAATCTTATTAGCAGCTATTAGTATCTGGGGAATGTCATTTTTTAATAAAACAATAACAACTGTTGCAGATAACAAAGAAGAGATAAAACCTCTGATGGATAAATTTTTTGATTCGAGAGGCAAAGTACTATTAAGCAGGGACATTAAAGAAATTGAGAAATACTATGACACATCATCAACATATGGAAAATGGGCCCTAGAACATGAGATGAGAAGAATCAACTATATTAAAGGATGGTCTGAAAAGCGAAATCTAAAATTTACTGAAGCAAAATCAATATACAAAATAAAAAGTATAAAAGTAGGAGAAAAATCTATTTGGCTATATCTCGTAGAAACCATGAAAATGGGATATGAGTATAATGTCAAACCAAATATAGTAAATTACATGGGGCTCGGCATTAGACATTCAATACAGCTAGTAAAAGTCAATGATAGATGGGTAGTTCGCCGTGACTGGTATTATGATCCACTTGATGAAGACTCCGCATTTATCGATATAAGCCCTGCGGATGGCATTGCTCCTGAGATATCTCCTGCAAATTCAAGACCTGTAGGTGAGAATATGAACGAGAAAAAAGGTAACTATGATCGTGAAGGTGCGGTAAATTACGCTAATACATATGCAGGTGCAGCTTGGGGCAGTGGAAATAATTATGAATACAATAAAAAATACAGAGATTACAACGGCGTTGGTGGTGACTGTACAAATTTCGCTTCACAGGTTTTGCACGAAGGCGGTGGACTTAAAATGGATTATGTGTGGAATTTCAACGGTCGTGATTCAAGTACTGCTTGGGCACAAGCACCAGCATTATTCAATTATCTTGTCTACAATGGAAAGGGCAGGCTTATTGCACAAGGTATATATACTAATATGGTAAAACCGACAGATATGCATCCTGCTGGTGCTATAAGAGAACTTCAAAAAGGAGACCTCATCTGTTACGAAGAAAAAGGTGAAATAGTACATTTCGGAGTTGTAACAGGTTTTGATTCATACGGAATACCAGTTGTCAATACACATACATCTGATAGATACCATGTACCATTTGATTTAGGATGGGATAAAAAAGTTATATATAGATTTATCCATATAAATGATTAA
- the sppA gene encoding signal peptide peptidase SppA — MNKKTIFGIVISVVVVIAAVLSMIYSMPRTNRQSVAYSGSIGVITIDGVIGDNSSIFGLSQDMNDPVEQIRRAMDDKSVKAVVVRINSPGGSSAKSVEIYEELKKLKKSGKKIIVSMGDTAASGGYMAAVAGDTIVANPATLTGSIGVIMEYTNYEGLYKMLGLKEVVIKSAEHKDIGSPTRDLTPDEQKILQDIINDTYDQFINIVSEGRKMPYDKVKSLADGRVFSGRQALKLGLVDKLGDFYDAVDIAAKSVGIKGNPQLIYYTRTNPLGALFGSSSKSDISKSAIEVLRLLFIDRTNLNYK; from the coding sequence ATGAACAAAAAAACTATTTTCGGAATAGTAATATCTGTAGTTGTAGTAATTGCAGCTGTACTATCGATGATATATTCTATGCCCCGTACAAATAGACAATCTGTGGCATATAGTGGTTCTATTGGTGTAATAACAATTGACGGAGTAATAGGCGATAATTCTTCGATATTTGGCTTATCACAAGACATGAATGACCCTGTGGAACAGATAAGACGGGCGATGGATGATAAGTCTGTTAAAGCTGTTGTCGTTAGAATTAATAGTCCTGGTGGTTCATCAGCAAAATCCGTAGAAATTTACGAAGAACTAAAGAAACTTAAAAAATCTGGGAAAAAGATTATAGTTTCAATGGGTGACACAGCGGCATCTGGTGGATATATGGCAGCTGTTGCAGGTGACACAATTGTTGCAAACCCAGCGACATTGACTGGAAGTATTGGTGTAATAATGGAATACACCAATTATGAGGGACTTTATAAAATGCTTGGTTTAAAAGAAGTTGTAATCAAAAGTGCCGAGCACAAGGATATAGGCTCACCAACAAGGGATTTGACACCGGATGAACAAAAAATTTTACAGGACATTATAAATGATACATACGACCAATTTATAAATATTGTATCAGAAGGAAGAAAAATGCCATATGATAAAGTAAAATCACTTGCAGATGGAAGAGTATTTTCAGGTAGACAGGCTTTAAAACTAGGACTTGTTGATAAGCTTGGTGATTTTTATGATGCTGTTGATATTGCTGCAAAGAGTGTAGGAATAAAAGGTAATCCGCAGCTTATTTATTATACAAGGACAAATCCTCTGGGAGCGCTTTTTGGAAGTAGCTCTAAAAGCGATATTAGCAAAAGTGCGATAGAAGTATTGAGGTTATTATTTATAGACAGGACAAATTTAAATTATAAATGA